GACTCAGTTTTATCATCTAAATCTACTCACAAAATTTGTgcagtttaaatataaaataggtaccctgtgcaatataattacaagcttttatatttagtttcacaCGTACCGTctatctgtaatcaaatcttgcaagttagattttttCCTACTTCCAGTAACCCTACAGAGTCGAAATTTCCCACGTTCAGTTTACATGACAattatgaaatgtatttatgataagtaaaacttctcaaccgtttacagcacggacggATATaggttttttgtcaggcgttaaatgccacaagacctctctgacgacaataaaagcttgtgtcaaaaatgacatcttTGTAAAAAGCTTATTTAGATTGATAAACGAGGGGCAGTTTCTAAACTTACATGACATACGATTAAATAAGGTTGTATATGCGAGCCGCAGACAACccagaaaaatgaaaaacttgTGTAATATCTACATTCTAAGGGTATATACTTCCGGAAATCACAAAGTCATAACTTATCAAcacttttacttatttaaccTTCGAAATccaataaaatgatttgaataagtatttttttaataagagtTATAGATGTAAATATAACGTATATAACAGGGAATCCCTGAGCTAATCGCGATTTCAATAaactatttctatttatacaagaaaaatattatatcacttTTACtacaatatacctacataaataccTAAAACAACAAGTTTTACTTGCGGGCATAATAAAACcgggattatttttattgtgttttttattatctttacatgtttgtttttttcagtttaataaataaaggtgaaaaaaaaacattctgaGCAAACATGTAcgtacactggttgacagtttaagttcatgAGTGTATCAGACTACTTACAACAAGATGTCGGCAGTCGTAAAATTCTAACAAGATAAGAAAAACCTTATGTATCACTCACGTCAAACATCTGTGAAATGTAGGTAAACAACAATCGTGCATGGCAATGCATCTATACCTATGATGAAGGCTGGCCGAAAAACAAATGACGAGATTGCTGATTATTAAACAAGAAGTGactttttaatttggttttcgtattctttttattaatttcttttttagttttgatgaTTTGGGTATTTGGTATTGCATAAAATCTAATACCAGTGATAGCGCTCAATATGAAACAAGGtacagataattttattcgGATGCATAAGTGAACATTTTTTTGGTAGCTTAATTTGGTattagaaaatgaaaaaaaaggtATTCCGCACCATTTGGAATTGCACCGATTCTATTCGCAGGTTTCGTGGTACGATTCGCACCACcaaccaatatttttagatgCGATTCGAGGTACAATTTCTTATAAATtctcttataaataaatggaactgaaaaaagttttatctgcagctttcatgaaaataattataagtaatcctaaatattttttgtaaatgtgttATTGTACCCCTCTATAGTTTTAACATATAGATACTGtccataaattaattaaaaatgtcggATTAAAATTGTCGGCTTCTTTAATGATGGCATCTCCTAATCGGATGATTCACTATCGATtcacaataaagttttaatcaGTGATATAAATACAGctacaaatcaaaaattaaaagtattcaGCCTTCTTTAGTTGCAGTGAAATAGGTCAACATGTGGAAGGGTGTGTCCGTAGTTTTTGCAATTGCCTTAGGTAAGTGAAGATGTCAATATCTTGATAGATAAACATTACtcagaaataaacaaacacaaatgTATTACAAGTTCTCTAGATAATCTTAATCGTTAAatcttacttatttattatttatccaaaaattaattagacaTTGTTCCAGTTTTAGCTAATGGCGAGCCTATCCCAAGAAATCAAAAAAATGGTGAATTTAGCCGATACTATTTATACAACaggtaaattattattctccTATCCGTTGATTAACTTTACCCCGcttttcttgaaaaaaaaaaactagcactagcgtattttttatattccaatTTTTGTAGCAACATTtgagattaatttaattttaataattaaccaTTAACTTGAAATcgaattaaatcatttataattatttttcacctttttaaatttaatagttaTAAGCAGAAAACGTAATcataaaacgaaaatttttgtatgagcAATCCACTTCATAATTggctatttatttcattagtcatcaattcattaaataaatcgatAACGTATCAAATTTGCAGCAATGTGACTGGAGTGCCATTACTTCAGGCTGGCCCTGCCTCCACTGATCTTAAAGAAAACGTTCCTACAGTGGTGTTGGTACATGGGCATGGAGGAAGCTACCTTACATCGCTTAATCTTGACGTTAGAAGAGGTATGTTGAAAAGAGGTCTATTGTACAATGTAGTACTATGAACTGATTGTAGGTTTTCTACATCAGTACAACCTCGGTATTGCATTTGATGTGAACATTAGGCACTTATACCTTTTTGATGAAGGTTATCGTCATGTTCTAATGACTTGTTTTTTCTACGTGCAATGATCGAGACAATCAATCTGAAACTCTGCTTTATTCTAGAGGTGacagatagaaaaaaattaagctatCCGTTTGCTTTTATGCTGACCACCACCTTAGTAgaacaatcttttttttataagtcaaTCAGAAAGCAAgctatgtataattatatataaaatgtttgtttgcttCAAGCGCATTAAAAGCGCATGATTTATCTTTGTGTGTAATCGTATTATTAactataacataaataaatatttttgctttacCGGTATACCATAGACTTTCGTTTTCTTTTACTTTCTAACAGTTTGTTTACTGAGAAAAATTGACTTCTAGATCATTTTGTTCATAAATTTATGTGAATCgctcaatacattttattccaaGCATAGCTAGGTCGTCTAAGCTATTCAGCGAGGAAATGCAGTAAGCTTTATGGGGCACAATATTAGCTAATCgatgcatataataaaatagtaaaaaaaagtgtttctatactttgaagatatttaaattaaaaaaaaaaattgatcgaTAGAGAATGAtgatgtagacctatgatgatacagctaaactatagggaatatagaaatgacgctctaataaaagttgttcagtctgatgagcattttctgtttacgtataaaaatcgaagaacacctgaagaagagtcataatagttcagctaaactatagaaaatatactttttagtctgattagcatcttctgtatgtataggtatcgttatatttgtctgtataattaaatttctctaataattttgacgccttaccaaaaattgttcggccacgcgaacgaagtgacaggcatcagctagttattgatatttttgaaaattaatagattttaccatgttgttgttatttttattaaattttggtgtaaataaataatgccaatgtatttACAGAACTTTTGGAGTCGGAAGACGTCAATGTGATCGTAGTCGACTGGTCGATATACGCGTCGATGACATATGCGCAAGCGCAAGCCGCGGTACTCAGCGTTGCGCAGTACTTAGCTAATGCCCTGAGAAATAACGATGTTCCCCCTGGATCTCTTCACTTGGTCGGTTTCAACCTGGGAGCTCATATTGCCGGCATCGCCGGTAGACTTATAGGCGGTGTTGCTAGAGTTACAGGTAGTTATCATTAGATAAATATGCTACTTGCATAGAATTTCTCCTTGCAAATGAGAATGAAAAGTCTTGACAGCTGcagaaataaacataaatttagaTGACAAAATTAACATGTAGATGACAAAAAAGTAGTGCATTTTCATTGGTCTGGAATTTTTGAGTAATAAAGTTTTCATCTGATAAAGAAACTAAATCTATTCTCATAATTGCAGGACTTGATCCATCACAAAGCCCAATCAAACTGTCCATCACTGATGCAAAATACGTAGAGGTGATTCATACAGACGCTTCAGGAACCGTTCTATCCAACGGCATTGGTGAAAAATTGGGCCACGCAGACTTTTACCCCAATGGTGGTAGGACCCAACCTGGGTGCGCCAACAACGAGTGTCACCATAACAGGGCTTGGTTGTACTTCGCTGCTTCGATTAGAGACAAGACTTTCAATGCGAACTGCTGTAGCACCATATCAGAGAAGGACTCCAATACCTGCAGATTATCTACCCTTCCTATGGGAACTAACAGACTCTCGAAAACACCGTAAGTATTACTTCATATACTTTTGTCTCACGAGGAATAAAATTGTTCACAACTTTTTTCGGCTTCATCGTTTATCTGATAATCGAtggaaatatgtaaatatgggATAATTGATAAAAGATGGAAGGCTAATATGTTATAAGACGATAAgcatttaaattagtttattaaagAGTCGAGAGtcgcttttattttatgtagaatTTTTAAACGAAGGGATTAATTGCCTTGATAAACTCGATAGTTTCCTACCAGGGATGGGAAAATATTATCCTAGACCGAGATTTTCTGAATAAGGTAGGGCATACTATTGTCTAGCAGATACAGCAGCAACAGCTTGATACATCAAGCTGTTATCAGCTTAATAATACACTATCTGTCATCTATCATAGAGgatatatactcgtatcactatgttatatatagataattacttgtaataataatgataaaaattcgATCAAGTTAATTTAGTTCTGACTATTTTCTGCGACGGACACTCATCGGACACTGACACACAGATAAGATAAAAACTttcatattgattttttttttcaggtgtGGGTCCGGAATTTATCGTGTGAACACGGGAAACACCTACCCCTTCTAAGTCTAACCTACAccttaaatttttacaaaatgtctTTGTATGGCTTTTAAATTActctttgattttgaaaaggaaaataaacatttttggacccaattaactttttgttttatttaaaaaacaatagcaATTTGCTACCTAGAACGAAAGTAGAAGctgttgataaatatttagaagaaATCCGTTAAGCGCACCATTTTGAATCGCTCAGATTTGAGTCACACCGGCCAATATTACATACTAGCTGATGCcagcgacttcgttcgcgtagcCCAAccatttttggtaaggaatcaaaattattagagagaaaataacataagCCCGGAGGCATATCCTATACAGAAATGTGAGCCAGTTTAGGCAAGTTTTCAACGAGTACCATCCGTCGTCATCGAAACTGATTCCGCCTTCACCACGTGGAGGTACTCCCagcttatattataatagtatagggtAAATATAAGATTATCTTTATTACAGAACTTCCGTTTCAGAAATGTTcgaaattttctattttaatacgGCAACCGTTACTGCTCCTCAGGTTGAACTATTTGTGCTAAGACTTCActtaacagaaaatgcttatcAGATTGGTAAACATTTACTAAGAcgtcatttttatatagattatagaAGAGCTGTTGCTCGCGGCAAAGAAGATATGgggaataaaatagatttttgagaGTGTCAAGATGGGTGTGAATCATGGTTAAAAACGTGGACCAAATgagtctttttataaatacctatgttaaaaatgctcattaggctgatcaacttttgttaaggcgctttTGTTATATCTGTTATAGTGTAGCTGGTATGTTGAAGTTCATCGTCAGATGTTCCATATCCTCGATTTGACCGTACCATCCTCTTCTCGAATtaattcaggccaatttcgaacccAAATAACTTCGTTATGGATAAAGCAGGAAGCCTGAATTTTCAGTAACTAAGcaggtattgtataaacacCTCAACATCAAAAAATCGAGGATCGGACAGATCATCAAAAGTTCAAGGCACTTCTAGCAGACATAGAagcttcaaatttagaataggTACTATTAGTATTTAGTGTCTAAATTAAggaaaaacttaaatattttgtaattttggtaCAGTTTTCTAGATACAccaactgcatgaaaatcttTGTAAtcccatataaatatagaaaattacaaagttacatTTGCAGTTAAAGAATCAATCATTATAACTGTACATAATGGAAAGGGTGAGAAAGGGTGTGTTCAGCCCATGAAActaaatatgaaagaaaaaaaacgaACATATCATTTACAGcatgtcagtcagtcagcactcactcagtaacggaaaaaaattatattgactagcttatgcccgcggcttcatccgcgtgaatttcattgtaaaatctcggttattcttttatcgcgtattttgtaacactggttcaaattcgtatttttttctcatcttttgTTTCCCGCTACATCTCTCGTCCCGTAACTTGTCCAATTCCGCTTCCCGTTTCCTTCCATGCAGCGATCCCGTAGcatttcctacatattgtccCATCACGTTTTCCGTTTCCCACAACTTGCCTCGCCCATTTTCCACTACATGTCTCcgtcccatttcccgctacgcctcccactcccgctttctgcaacgcgtgctgTCCCATTTATCACGACGTATTATTTctcgtttttttattaaccacaaacgtaaatcaAACATATTACGAgtctttcttaaaaaataaagaagtttCATATACATTTTCACCCCTACGTCAATCTCCTAGAAAAGCTATTtccaaaaaatgtataatacattattatattttcttctccTTCCTCTTACCTAACATTTCAAGGTATTAACTACAAAGAGtgtgtttaccaattttcaggtttttatcttaaaaattttataaattcccATACAATCAATCTTTCGGCCCCTTTCGAAGAGGTTGAGggtttattttcagaaaaatctaaaACAGGTATTCcctaatttgttgtaaataactaaaatccaaattttcaagtcaccaGTTGGTGACACCACCACCGGTGGGGAACCACTACCAGTTGTTGGTGGTAGTTCCGGCTCTACACTGTTGCAGTAGCAACgctgtagaactttcatataaaaggtTTTCACTCCCTTCTgggtggaatttccaaaaatcctttcttagtgctcacctacactccccagggaacctacatgctttcttttcatttcagcttcctacacCCAGCATTTTCGGTTGTAtgttgtcagtcagtcactcagtaacggaagaattttatatatatatatagattgatgataaattttaccagtcgtagaatacgcgataaaagaataactaaaattttatatttcgattccttttaaaaactaaaattcacGCGTGCAAAGCCGCGGTTAAAAGCtagtactatataaatatcacaACGCTGAAGACCCATTAACCATAGCTTGTGTCATTAGCGAAGGAGGAACACTTAAACTTGAGTGCATTAGCATAATAGCGCTCgttgataataatatcaatatagtAGTTAAATTATGTTGTACCTGGGTGaattttttccaaataaaaattcccacgggagcgaagccccaggcaacatctataattaataaacagatgttaattaacaacaatataatagtatttaaatggatttgttataaatgtcacacatttttttaatttatttttaaaaataataatgagtagTCTTTGTATCACAGATTTCGAGTTAggtactaatatataaatctgtgctTTGTATGGAGCTCATGGGGTTTCGACGTACatcaacgcacgtcagtgtAAAAACCTATAGAAGACGACGGAACACGACAGATCTACAACGAGCAATGGGACATGACTCTTCGTCGCATACAAgcaatgtatttaattaactttaccCTGTTACCCTGCATGGCCTTTATGCGGAATTGAGAGCGacaaattagtaattaatttcgaCAGGTTGATGTGCCGTGCTGTTGAATGTACTAAATTACAATCTCACGGAACAGCTCGTCAttgttattaacaatattttgatttgagcAAAATTCATGAGCTTGCGgtaacaaatcaaatcatttattcagaaattagaccttcgcAGGCTTTTTCATTTTAGCTTTAGAGCCAtaccccattgctcagtcgcgtcGGTCACGTTGACATCTGTCGACGGATCAACACAGAACAAGTATATGTAttgtagaaattgtatgtgtAT
This genomic stretch from Plodia interpunctella isolate USDA-ARS_2022_Savannah chromosome 16, ilPloInte3.2, whole genome shotgun sequence harbors:
- the LOC128676733 gene encoding inactive pancreatic lipase-related protein 1-like, with product MWKGVSVVFAIALVLANGEPIPRNQKNGEFSRYYLYNSNVTGVPLLQAGPASTDLKENVPTVVLVHGHGGSYLTSLNLDVRRELLESEDVNVIVVDWSIYASMTYAQAQAAVLSVAQYLANALRNNDVPPGSLHLVGFNLGAHIAGIAGRLIGGVARVTGLDPSQSPIKLSITDAKYVEVIHTDASGTVLSNGIGEKLGHADFYPNGGRTQPGCANNECHHNRAWLYFAASIRDKTFNANCCSTISEKDSNTCRLSTLPMGTNRLSKTPCGSGIYRVNTGNTYPF